One region of Bradyrhizobium betae genomic DNA includes:
- a CDS encoding acetyl-CoA C-acyltransferase, translated as MAEAADPVVIVSAARTPLGRFMGELSPFAAHKLGSHVIAAALERATLAPEKVDEVFMGCVLPAGQGQAPARQAARAAGLPDATGATTVNKVCGSGMKATMLAHDIIRAGSAEIVVSGGMESMSNAPYLLAKARGGYRVGHDRIIDHMMMDGLEDAYETGRSMGDFGEATAEAYQFTRKDQDAYAMETLGRARKAVEGGAFKAEIAPITLTEKAGPREIANDEHPLKVDPAKIPGLKPAFRANGTITPAASSANADGAAALVLTKRSLADREGLPALAVIKGHATHSQEPQWFTTAPIPAIRKLLDKVGWSAGDVDLFEINEAFAVVAMAAQRDLGIPRDKLNINGGACALGHPIGATGARLIVTLLHALEANNLKRGVAALCIGGGEATAIAVERLTH; from the coding sequence ATGGCCGAAGCCGCCGATCCCGTCGTCATCGTCTCCGCCGCCCGCACCCCGCTCGGCCGCTTCATGGGCGAATTGTCGCCATTCGCCGCGCACAAACTCGGCTCGCATGTGATCGCGGCCGCGCTGGAGCGCGCAACACTCGCGCCCGAGAAGGTCGACGAGGTCTTCATGGGCTGCGTCCTTCCTGCCGGCCAGGGACAGGCGCCGGCGCGGCAGGCCGCGCGGGCCGCGGGACTTCCCGATGCCACCGGCGCCACCACCGTCAACAAGGTCTGCGGCTCCGGCATGAAGGCGACCATGCTGGCGCACGACATCATCCGCGCGGGCTCGGCCGAGATCGTCGTCTCCGGCGGCATGGAGAGCATGAGCAACGCGCCGTATCTGCTGGCGAAAGCGCGCGGCGGCTACCGCGTCGGCCATGACCGCATCATCGACCACATGATGATGGACGGCCTCGAAGACGCCTACGAGACCGGCCGTTCCATGGGCGATTTCGGCGAGGCGACCGCGGAGGCCTATCAGTTCACCCGCAAGGACCAGGACGCCTATGCGATGGAGACGCTCGGCCGGGCGCGCAAGGCGGTCGAGGGCGGTGCGTTCAAGGCCGAGATCGCGCCGATCACGCTGACCGAGAAGGCCGGCCCGCGCGAGATCGCCAATGACGAGCATCCGCTGAAGGTCGACCCCGCCAAGATCCCCGGCCTGAAGCCGGCCTTCCGCGCCAACGGCACCATCACGCCGGCCGCCTCTTCCGCCAACGCCGACGGCGCCGCGGCGCTGGTGCTGACGAAGCGTTCGCTCGCCGATCGAGAGGGTCTGCCGGCGCTGGCCGTGATCAAGGGCCACGCCACTCACAGCCAGGAGCCGCAATGGTTCACCACCGCGCCGATCCCGGCGATCCGCAAGCTGCTCGACAAGGTCGGCTGGAGCGCGGGTGACGTCGACCTGTTCGAGATCAACGAGGCCTTCGCCGTGGTGGCGATGGCGGCGCAGCGCGATCTCGGCATTCCCCGCGACAAGCTGAACATCAACGGCGGCGCCTGCGCGCTCGGCCACCCCATCGGCGCCACCGGCGCGCGATTGATCGTGACGCTGCTGCACGCACTCGAGGCCAACAACCTCAAGCGCGGCGTCGCGGCGCTCTGCATCGGCGGCGGCGAAGCCACGGCGATCGCGGTGGAGCGTCTCACGCACTGA
- a CDS encoding MFS transporter gives MISNWLAAALSRRNIHYGWVMVGVTFLTALISAGTVGAPGVFIVPLQKEFGWSTAQISSALSIRFILFGLMAPFAAALLNRYGLRNVTLTAQLIVVSALVLSLGMTEVWQLVALWGVVIGIGTGMTALVLGATIATRWFAARRGLVVGILTASVATGQLVFLPLLASLTERYGWRLALGFVCIALGVSALAVLLAMRDRPSDVGLRPFGDEGTEPLPTPPVNHGSITGVALGTLRDASKSRAFWILFATFFVCGASTNGLVQVHLIPMCLDFGIPQVQAASLLAAMGIFDFFGTIMSGWLSDRYDNRYLLFWYYGLRGLSLLFLPFSDFSFYGLSLFAMFYGLDWIATVPPTVRLTAQKFGPERANLVFGWIFAGHQLGAGTAAFGAGFSRTVYQSYLPAFFIAGALCVFAALIVLALARQPKPQPAPA, from the coding sequence ATGATCTCGAACTGGCTCGCGGCAGCGCTTTCCCGCCGCAACATCCACTACGGCTGGGTGATGGTCGGCGTGACCTTCCTCACCGCGCTGATCAGCGCGGGCACGGTCGGCGCGCCCGGCGTGTTCATCGTTCCCCTGCAGAAGGAGTTCGGCTGGAGCACGGCGCAAATTTCCTCCGCGCTCTCGATCCGCTTCATCCTGTTCGGGCTGATGGCGCCGTTCGCGGCCGCCCTGCTCAACCGCTACGGCCTGCGCAATGTCACGCTGACGGCGCAGCTCATCGTGGTCTCGGCGCTGGTCCTCTCGCTCGGCATGACCGAGGTCTGGCAGCTCGTCGCGCTGTGGGGCGTGGTGATCGGCATCGGCACCGGCATGACCGCGCTGGTGCTGGGCGCGACCATCGCGACGCGCTGGTTCGCGGCGCGGCGCGGCCTCGTCGTCGGTATCCTGACCGCGAGCGTCGCCACCGGACAGCTCGTGTTCCTGCCGCTGCTCGCGAGCCTCACCGAACGCTACGGCTGGCGGTTGGCGCTCGGCTTCGTCTGCATCGCGCTCGGCGTGTCCGCCCTCGCAGTCCTGCTCGCGATGCGCGACCGGCCGAGCGATGTGGGACTGCGTCCGTTCGGTGACGAAGGCACCGAGCCCCTGCCCACCCCGCCGGTCAACCACGGCTCGATCACGGGCGTGGCGCTCGGCACGCTGCGCGATGCCTCGAAGTCGCGCGCGTTCTGGATCCTGTTCGCCACCTTCTTCGTCTGCGGCGCGTCCACCAACGGCCTCGTCCAGGTACATTTGATCCCGATGTGCCTGGATTTCGGCATCCCGCAGGTGCAGGCCGCGAGCCTGCTCGCCGCGATGGGCATCTTCGACTTCTTCGGCACCATCATGTCGGGCTGGCTGTCGGACCGCTACGACAATCGCTATCTGTTGTTCTGGTACTACGGCCTGCGCGGGCTCTCGCTGCTATTCCTGCCCTTCAGCGATTTCTCGTTCTACGGCCTGTCGCTGTTCGCGATGTTCTACGGGCTCGACTGGATCGCGACGGTGCCGCCGACGGTGCGCCTCACCGCGCAGAAGTTCGGACCCGAGCGCGCCAATCTGGTGTTCGGCTGGATTTTCGCCGGCCATCAGCTCGGCGCGGGCACCGCCGCTTTCGGCGCCGGTTTCTCGCGGACGGTCTATCAGAGCTATCTGCCCGCCTTCTTCATCGCCGGCGCGCTCTGCGTGTTCGCCGCTCTGATCGTGCTGGCGCTGGCGCGGCAACCGAAGCCGCAACCAGCGCCGGCTTAG
- a CDS encoding type II and III secretion system protein family protein, translating to MRTPRQGDAVSQSDTRFASLGIGKSFVVDLPRDAKDVLVADPKIANVVLRSAQRAYIIGAAVGQTNVVFFDTAGQSIVAYDIAVKRDLNGVRAALKQALPAANVQIDGVGDGVILSGSVATPIEAQQANDIAARLTGAADKVVNSITVRGRDQVMLKVTVAEISREIVKQLGVDLSTSLSSGTSVVSLSNSNPFTAYGKNLVDGNSVTLSAGGKTATLRAMEKAGVVRTLAEPTLTAISGEAATFISGGEFPVPAGYSCDPTTHVCTTQISYKKFGMSLNFTPVVLAEGRISLHLMTEVSDLSNENSITLSQAVSDSTTNSLTIPSIKTRRAESTLEIPSGGSMAIAGLIRDQTKRAVNGLPGLMQVPLLGALFRSQDFVNNQTELVVLVTPYLVRAVSPRELSRPDDGFVAPSDPQANLIGNVNRLYGRTGSTGARRGDIGFITD from the coding sequence CTGCGAACCCCGCGACAGGGAGACGCGGTCAGCCAGTCCGATACGAGGTTTGCGTCACTCGGCATAGGCAAGTCGTTCGTGGTCGATCTTCCGCGCGATGCGAAGGACGTGCTGGTCGCCGACCCCAAGATCGCCAACGTTGTGCTTCGATCGGCGCAGCGCGCCTACATCATCGGCGCGGCGGTCGGGCAAACCAACGTGGTGTTCTTCGATACCGCCGGCCAGTCGATCGTCGCCTACGACATCGCCGTCAAGCGTGACCTCAACGGAGTTCGTGCCGCACTGAAGCAGGCGCTTCCCGCGGCCAATGTCCAGATTGACGGCGTCGGCGATGGGGTCATCCTGAGCGGCTCCGTCGCGACGCCCATCGAAGCCCAGCAGGCCAACGATATTGCCGCGCGTCTCACCGGCGCGGCCGACAAAGTTGTCAACTCGATCACGGTTCGGGGACGCGACCAGGTGATGTTGAAGGTGACGGTCGCCGAGATTTCACGCGAGATCGTGAAGCAGCTCGGTGTCGATCTCAGCACCAGTCTCTCCTCGGGCACGTCGGTCGTCAGCCTGAGCAATTCAAACCCCTTCACGGCCTACGGCAAGAACCTTGTCGACGGCAACAGCGTGACCCTGTCGGCCGGCGGAAAGACGGCCACGCTGAGGGCGATGGAGAAGGCGGGCGTCGTACGCACGTTGGCGGAACCCACGCTGACGGCGATATCGGGAGAGGCCGCCACTTTCATCTCAGGCGGTGAGTTTCCCGTTCCCGCGGGGTATTCCTGCGACCCGACGACCCATGTGTGCACGACGCAGATCAGCTACAAGAAGTTCGGAATGTCGTTGAACTTCACGCCGGTCGTGCTGGCGGAAGGTCGCATCAGCCTGCATTTGATGACCGAGGTGTCGGATCTCTCGAACGAGAATTCGATCACCTTGTCTCAGGCGGTGAGCGACAGCACGACCAACTCTCTGACCATTCCGTCGATCAAGACGCGCCGGGCCGAGAGCACGCTCGAAATCCCCTCGGGCGGGTCCATGGCCATCGCCGGCCTGATTCGGGACCAGACAAAGCGAGCTGTGAATGGCTTGCCCGGCCTCATGCAGGTACCGCTGCTGGGCGCGCTCTTCCGGAGTCAGGACTTCGTCAATAACCAGACCGAGCTCGTCGTTCTCGTTACGCCGTACCTCGTTCGTGCCGTGAGCCCGAGAGAGCTATCGCGGCCGGATGACGGCTTCGTCGCCCCGAGCGATCCGCAAGCCAATCTCATCGGCAACGTCAATCGGCTTTATGGCCGAACGGGATCGACCGGAGCCCGTCGCGGCGATATCGGCTTCATCACCGATTGA
- a CDS encoding acyl-CoA carboxylase subunit beta: MNWKPELDELARREAFAREMGGVDKVKRQHDQGRLTVRERIDKLTDRGSFHEIGAVSGTGEYDSSGELQKLTPANCVFGRGRIDGRTVVVVGDDFTVRGGSADASISAKPLMAEEMAHDFRLPIIRIIEGSGGGGSVKTIETKGAANLPGGIGGTRWYRFTTENLSRVPVVALGLGSVAGLGAARLAASHYSIMTRKSAMFVAGPPVVKALGQDLTKEELGGADIQTRAGAVDHAVDTEEEAFACARRFLSYLPSSVYELPPTLPCADNPERSEEALMSAVPRNRKQVYKIRPIIEQVVDKGSFFEVAKNFGKPLVVGLARLEGRAVMVLASDSFHYGGSWTADACQKAIRWVDFAETFHLPIVYLMDCPGFMIGLDAEKAGTIRHGVRAMTAVNQTTVPWCTVILRNAFGVAGVVHQPADRFSIRYAWPSAYWGSLPLEGGIEAAYRADIDAAEDKPAKLKEIEDRLNKLRSPFRSAEKFWVEEIIDPRKTRSLLCEFARLAEPLRKPGPPENMTIRP, translated from the coding sequence ATGAACTGGAAGCCGGAACTCGACGAGCTCGCCCGGCGCGAAGCCTTCGCGCGGGAGATGGGCGGCGTTGACAAGGTCAAGCGTCAGCATGACCAGGGCCGACTGACTGTTCGGGAGCGTATCGACAAGCTGACCGACAGAGGCAGCTTTCACGAGATCGGTGCCGTCTCCGGCACCGGTGAATACGATTCCAGCGGCGAGCTGCAGAAACTCACGCCGGCGAACTGCGTGTTCGGCCGCGGGCGCATCGACGGCCGCACGGTGGTTGTGGTCGGCGACGACTTCACCGTGCGTGGCGGCTCGGCGGATGCGTCGATCTCGGCCAAGCCGCTGATGGCGGAGGAGATGGCGCACGATTTCCGCCTGCCCATCATCCGGATCATCGAAGGCTCCGGCGGCGGCGGCTCGGTCAAGACCATCGAGACCAAGGGCGCTGCGAATTTGCCGGGCGGCATCGGCGGCACGCGCTGGTATCGCTTCACGACGGAAAACCTGTCGCGCGTGCCCGTGGTAGCGCTTGGCCTCGGCTCGGTCGCGGGCCTTGGTGCCGCGCGCCTCGCGGCAAGCCACTATTCTATCATGACAAGGAAGTCCGCGATGTTCGTCGCGGGGCCGCCGGTGGTGAAGGCGCTGGGGCAGGACCTCACGAAGGAGGAACTGGGCGGCGCCGACATCCAGACCCGGGCCGGCGCGGTCGATCATGCCGTCGACACGGAAGAAGAGGCGTTCGCTTGCGCGCGGCGTTTCCTCTCTTACCTGCCATCATCGGTCTACGAGCTGCCGCCGACTTTGCCCTGCGCCGACAATCCCGAGCGCAGCGAAGAGGCGCTGATGAGCGCGGTGCCGCGCAACCGCAAGCAGGTCTACAAGATCCGGCCGATCATCGAGCAGGTCGTGGACAAGGGCTCGTTCTTCGAAGTCGCAAAGAACTTCGGCAAGCCGCTTGTCGTGGGTCTGGCGCGACTCGAGGGCAGGGCGGTGATGGTGCTTGCCAGCGACAGTTTTCACTATGGCGGCTCCTGGACCGCGGATGCCTGTCAGAAGGCGATACGCTGGGTCGACTTCGCCGAGACCTTCCATTTGCCGATCGTCTATCTCATGGATTGCCCCGGCTTCATGATCGGCCTCGATGCCGAGAAGGCTGGCACGATCCGCCACGGCGTCCGCGCCATGACCGCGGTCAACCAGACCACGGTGCCGTGGTGCACCGTGATCCTGCGCAACGCCTTCGGCGTTGCCGGCGTGGTGCATCAGCCGGCCGACCGCTTCTCGATCCGCTACGCCTGGCCGTCGGCCTATTGGGGCTCGCTTCCGCTCGAAGGCGGCATCGAAGCCGCCTACCGCGCCGACATCGACGCGGCCGAGGACAAGCCGGCCAAGCTGAAGGAGATCGAGGACCGCCTCAACAAGCTGCGCTCGCCGTTCCGCTCGGCCGAGAAGTTCTGGGTCGAGGAGATCATCGATCCCAGGAAGACGCGGTCGCTGCTGTGCGAGTTTGCAAGACTCGCCGAGCCGCTGCGCAAGCCGGGTCCGCCAGAGAACATGACGATCAGGCCGTAG
- a CDS encoding IclR family transcriptional regulator has translation MGRRSERLSRQGALAGDAGEGDVIQVVSRAFDVLRCFEGHEARLGNLEISNRCGLPRSTVSRLTHTLTRMGQLVYLPRDQKYRIGPSAVAMSASMMKGAQLRSMIRQRLQEVAEQLPGTVGFVVPDRFHLVYLQFARSATALGLHEATGSRISMASTAAGAAYTAALAPEVGDAFIADIEREAPEAAKILKPRIEANRQSLRERGYVVACGLWSPHINGLAVPIWSPQYQTFVVITIGLLSAMYDEQRLHDEVAPPMLGLARSLGSLMEGAEGDAFNARIPRKPVAMAVHNNNKPINSEGVNELEAGTRRARPARSLRAGDGRR, from the coding sequence ATGGGACGACGTTCGGAGCGGTTGAGTAGACAAGGTGCACTCGCTGGCGACGCCGGCGAGGGGGATGTCATCCAGGTGGTGTCGCGCGCGTTCGACGTGTTGCGATGCTTCGAGGGCCACGAGGCTCGACTCGGCAATCTCGAGATTTCAAATCGGTGCGGTCTGCCGCGCTCGACGGTGTCGCGGCTCACGCACACGCTGACGCGGATGGGACAGCTCGTCTATCTGCCGCGCGATCAGAAATATCGCATTGGCCCGAGCGCGGTAGCGATGAGCGCCTCGATGATGAAGGGCGCGCAGCTGCGCAGCATGATCCGGCAGCGGCTCCAGGAAGTGGCCGAGCAGCTGCCCGGCACGGTCGGCTTCGTCGTCCCCGATCGTTTCCATCTGGTCTATCTCCAGTTCGCGCGCTCGGCGACGGCGCTCGGCCTGCACGAGGCCACCGGCAGCCGCATCTCGATGGCATCGACCGCCGCGGGCGCGGCCTACACTGCGGCACTGGCGCCCGAGGTCGGGGACGCCTTCATCGCCGACATCGAGCGGGAAGCTCCCGAGGCTGCAAAAATCCTCAAGCCGCGTATCGAGGCCAACCGGCAGTCGCTGCGCGAGCGCGGCTATGTCGTGGCCTGCGGCCTGTGGAGCCCCCACATCAACGGTCTGGCGGTGCCGATCTGGTCGCCGCAGTACCAGACCTTCGTCGTGATCACGATCGGTCTGCTCTCGGCGATGTACGACGAGCAGCGCCTGCATGACGAGGTCGCCCCGCCGATGCTTGGCCTCGCACGCTCGCTGGGCAGCCTGATGGAAGGCGCCGAAGGCGACGCCTTCAATGCGCGTATCCCGCGCAAACCGGTCGCAATGGCCGTGCATAACAATAACAAGCCGATCAATTCGGAGGGAGTGAATGAACTGGAAGCCGGAACTCGACGAGCTCGCCCGGCGCGAAGCCTTCGCGCGGGAGATGGGCGGCGTTGA
- a CDS encoding acetyl-CoA carboxylase biotin carboxyl carrier protein subunit, which yields MPEIKIITEVAGRICATLVQVGGTVADGDEIVVVEAMKMEIPVPSPASGTITSLLVKLDDVVAEGQAIAMIAN from the coding sequence ATGCCAGAAATTAAGATCATCACGGAGGTCGCGGGTCGCATCTGCGCAACTCTCGTGCAAGTTGGAGGAACTGTTGCGGATGGCGATGAAATTGTAGTCGTCGAAGCGATGAAGATGGAGATCCCTGTGCCGTCGCCCGCGAGCGGCACGATCACATCGCTTCTCGTCAAGCTCGACGACGTCGTTGCCGAAGGACAGGCGATCGCGATGATCGCGAATTGA